From Patescibacteria group bacterium, a single genomic window includes:
- the rpoB gene encoding DNA-directed RNA polymerase subunit beta, with protein sequence MVTKFKVGSRVKPRQEQTFEQLPNLIEVQTKSYDWFFKEGLRELLDEISPCDDFTGEMYSLTFGDYYLEKSKVDERTAREKNLTYKAPLRVKATLLNKKTEEIKEGEIFLGDFPLMTRRGTFIINGVERVVVSQIVRSYGVLFTSENSGARNLFGAKVIPSRGAWLEIETSPKDIITVKIDRKRRIPITSLLRALGITTDQQIKDLFADVDDDENHKYIESTLLKDPAKNYEEGLVETYKRIRPGDLATPESAKVFIETMFFNSKRYDLGRVGRYKMNRRLNLDIKNIPENRVFRVEDLIEIIKEIIRLNNTPEAKEDDTDNLKNRRIRAVGELVQSRVRVGLLRVERIIKDRMSVLEAEEITPGSLVNARPIAASLQEFFASSQLSQFMNQTNPLSELEHKRTLSATGPGGLSRERAGFEVRDVHTSHYGRICPIESPEGPNIGLVSYMASYAKVNEYGFLETPYRKVVVEGKKVKVTDEIEYLDASEESKHLIAPASIELDENSYIKGDRVVVRENGEPEIADAKKVQYMDVSPKQIVSISTALIPFVEHDDAARSMMGSNMQRQAVPLIKPDSPIVGTGMEEAAAKDSGQILLAEEDGEATHVSSHLIRIKNKDGEELDYELEKFLRSNQGTAINQKPIVKVGDKVKKGQIIADSSATQNGELALGQNLLVAFMSWGGGNYEDAIIISERLVRDHELSSVHIEKYSIEVRDTKLGPELLTRDIPNVSEEALSNLDELGIVRLGAEVGPGDILVGKISPKGETELSAEEKLLRAIFGEKAKDVRDSSLRLPHGERGKIVGVKVFSKESGDELPSGVYQMVEVSVAQLRKISIGDKLAGRHGNKGVISTILPEEDMPYLPDGRPVDVILNPLGVISRMNIGQILETHLGWAAMEGGYKVASPAFEGISNDEIRSKLKEQNLPESGKIKLIDGRTGLPFDRESTVGVMYILKLHHLVDDKMHARSVGPYSMITQQPLGGKAQFGGQRFGEMEVWALEAYGAAHILQEMLTIKSDDVIGRSKAYEAIIKGEKIQKPTLPEAFNVMVKELQSLALRVDLIAEESEVLEEESEVIRAPHVEDSHVEIESSDDFEDGEDGDSEELDEKLTEIAAEQTSEDEDIVSEEVKEG encoded by the coding sequence ATGGTAACCAAATTCAAAGTAGGAAGCAGGGTCAAACCTCGCCAAGAACAAACATTTGAACAGCTTCCAAATCTTATTGAAGTCCAAACGAAATCCTATGACTGGTTTTTCAAAGAAGGGCTTCGTGAACTCCTAGACGAAATTTCGCCCTGCGATGATTTTACCGGAGAAATGTACTCTCTTACCTTTGGCGATTATTATCTTGAAAAATCAAAGGTAGACGAACGCACTGCTCGAGAAAAAAATTTAACCTATAAAGCACCTCTGCGTGTCAAGGCAACCCTTCTAAACAAGAAAACCGAAGAAATCAAAGAAGGCGAAATTTTCCTTGGTGATTTTCCTCTTATGACCCGCCGCGGCACCTTTATCATAAATGGTGTCGAACGTGTCGTCGTATCTCAAATTGTCCGTTCGTATGGTGTTCTCTTTACTTCTGAAAATTCTGGCGCACGAAATCTGTTCGGCGCAAAGGTTATTCCTTCCCGTGGAGCCTGGCTTGAGATTGAAACCAGCCCGAAGGATATCATCACCGTAAAAATTGACCGCAAAAGAAGAATTCCTATTACAAGCCTGCTTCGAGCTCTTGGAATTACAACAGACCAACAGATCAAGGACTTGTTTGCTGATGTAGATGACGATGAAAATCATAAATATATCGAATCAACTCTTCTTAAAGATCCGGCCAAAAATTATGAAGAAGGCCTGGTTGAGACTTACAAAAGAATTCGCCCTGGTGATCTTGCCACTCCTGAGTCGGCCAAAGTTTTCATCGAAACAATGTTTTTCAATTCGAAAAGATATGATCTTGGCAGGGTTGGCCGATACAAAATGAATCGTAGGTTAAATCTTGATATTAAAAACATTCCTGAAAACCGCGTATTTCGAGTCGAAGACCTGATCGAAATCATTAAAGAAATAATCCGCCTAAACAATACTCCGGAAGCAAAAGAAGACGACACGGATAACCTAAAAAACAGAAGAATCCGCGCTGTCGGCGAGCTAGTACAGAGCCGTGTTCGAGTCGGGCTTTTGCGCGTCGAACGCATCATCAAAGACAGAATGTCCGTTCTCGAAGCTGAAGAAATTACTCCCGGATCGCTTGTAAATGCCCGCCCAATTGCCGCTTCTCTGCAAGAATTCTTTGCCAGCTCGCAGCTTTCTCAGTTTATGAATCAAACAAATCCGCTTTCCGAGCTCGAACATAAACGAACGCTTTCGGCTACCGGTCCTGGCGGACTTTCCCGCGAACGCGCTGGATTTGAAGTTCGTGACGTTCATACTTCGCACTATGGTAGAATCTGCCCGATCGAATCTCCTGAAGGACCGAATATTGGCCTTGTCTCCTATATGGCATCCTATGCCAAGGTAAATGAATACGGATTTTTGGAAACGCCATACAGAAAGGTAGTAGTCGAGGGTAAAAAAGTAAAAGTAACAGACGAAATCGAATATCTTGATGCGTCCGAAGAGTCGAAACACTTGATTGCGCCGGCTTCGATCGAACTTGATGAAAATAGCTATATTAAGGGCGACCGCGTAGTTGTACGTGAAAATGGTGAGCCGGAAATTGCCGATGCCAAAAAGGTTCAGTACATGGACGTATCGCCGAAACAGATCGTTTCTATCTCCACGGCCCTTATTCCGTTTGTTGAACATGATGACGCAGCAAGATCCATGATGGGATCGAACATGCAACGCCAGGCTGTTCCCCTGATCAAGCCTGATTCTCCTATCGTTGGTACCGGCATGGAAGAGGCCGCTGCCAAGGACTCCGGCCAGATTTTGCTTGCTGAGGAAGATGGTGAAGCAACGCATGTTTCTTCTCACCTGATTCGAATCAAAAATAAAGACGGCGAAGAGCTTGATTATGAGCTTGAGAAGTTTTTAAGATCAAATCAAGGTACAGCTATAAACCAAAAACCGATTGTTAAGGTCGGTGACAAGGTTAAAAAGGGTCAAATTATCGCTGATTCTTCAGCAACGCAAAATGGCGAATTGGCTCTCGGGCAGAATCTTTTGGTTGCTTTCATGTCATGGGGTGGTGGTAACTACGAAGATGCTATTATTATCTCTGAAAGATTGGTTCGCGATCATGAACTTTCAAGTGTTCATATTGAAAAATATTCTATCGAAGTCCGCGATACTAAACTTGGTCCTGAGCTTCTAACCCGCGATATTCCAAATGTTTCTGAAGAAGCACTTTCAAATCTTGATGAGCTTGGAATTGTTCGCCTTGGCGCAGAAGTCGGCCCTGGCGATATCCTTGTTGGTAAAATCTCGCCAAAAGGTGAAACCGAGCTTTCGGCTGAAGAAAAGCTTCTTCGGGCCATTTTCGGTGAAAAAGCCAAAGACGTCCGGGATTCTTCGCTTCGCCTGCCTCACGGCGAGCGCGGCAAAATCGTCGGCGTAAAGGTATTTTCGAAAGAATCCGGCGACGAACTTCCATCTGGCGTATATCAGATGGTTGAAGTCTCTGTGGCTCAGCTTCGCAAGATTTCGATTGGAGACAAGCTGGCTGGACGCCATGGTAACAAAGGTGTTATCTCTACCATTCTTCCCGAAGAAGACATGCCATATCTTCCTGATGGACGCCCGGTTGACGTAATTTTGAACCCTCTTGGTGTAATTTCCCGTATGAATATTGGCCAGATTTTGGAAACCCACTTGGGCTGGGCCGCGATGGAAGGCGGATATAAGGTCGCTTCTCCTGCTTTTGAAGGTATTTCAAATGACGAAATCAGATCTAAACTCAAAGAGCAGAATTTACCGGAAAGCGGCAAAATTAAGCTCATCGATGGCAGAACCGGCCTTCCTTTTGATCGTGAATCTACCGTTGGAGTTATGTATATCTTGAAACTCCATCACCTTGTTGACGACAAGATGCACGCACGTTCTGTCGGTCCTTACTCGATGATTACCCAGCAGCCGCTCGGTGGTAAGGCACAATTCGGCGGACAGAGATTTGGTGAGATGGAAGTTTGGGCCCTTGAAGCTTATGGCGCTGCCCATATCTTGCAGGAAATGCTCACAATCAAATCCGATGATGTTATCGGCCGCTCCAAGGCTTACGAAGCTATCATTAAGGGCGAAAAGATTCAGAAACCAACCCTACCGGAAGCTTTCAACGTTATGGTCAAAGAACTTCAGAGCTTAGCGCTTCGTGTCGATCTTATCGCTGAGGAATCAGAAGTTTTGGAAGAAGAGAGTGAAGTTATTCGAGCCCCTCATGTTGAAGATTCCCACGTAGAAATAGAAAGCTCGGATGATTTTGAGGACGGAGAAGATGGTGATAGCGAAGAGCTTGATGAAAAGCTGACGGAGATTGCCGCAGAACAAACCAGCGAAGATGAAGATATAGTCTCAGAAGAAGTTAAAGAAGGATAA